CTAAGTTCTGGTTCCTATTACGTTTGTTGATGCCTGTTTATTTGCTCCTGCTTTTGATTTAGTTCACTTCCACTTAACTGGGATCTCCCACCATGTCTAAGGTGTTTTCAGTCGGTCCTGGTCCACCTGCAGATGCTTTGGGAGCTCATGTTACTCGGGGAACCAGTGGTTGTCATGGCTCCATCTCCCACTGTCTCCTCGGAGACCGTGCTGGCACTCGTTGGGTAATGGTCAACCTCTACTGTATGTCCAAACACTCAGCCTTCTACATGAATCATTAGTCTTTTTActtttgaatattttttttcatcagTTTTATTCACGTTCAAAACCACGTCCACTGTCTGACATAAAGGATAATCTTTAATTGAACTGAGGATTTCCACCTCATTGATCCTTTATCCAAATCCAAAATTGGTTTCATTTGGAACATAAAGTTAGTTAATAAAAATAGTGAataaaaaactgaaattaacaaatcttcaaatttagtttaaatattaaataaaaaaattttgGATGATGTCACCACACGTTTTTTACTTTTAACACAGTTTGCTGCCGCTACTTGAACTGGGTTTTAAATCATAATGAATTTGTTTGTGAgctgtggttgccatggtaacgttGTGTCTCTACAGTGCCATCACTCCTCTGAAGTTCTGCTGCGACTTTCGGCCTTATTTCACAATTCACGACAGTGAGTTCAGAGAGTACACCACCAGGACCCAGGCGCCGTGAGTCCTTATTAAGATGTGATTTATCTGTAAACCCATTCTAGAAGACAGACCTTCAGTTCTCATTGGTCTCTTAGTCTGAAgtgaaaacaaaagtaaaagtttGATCTTAAGCCTAAGCACAGCAGCTTCATCATTTTACCTTGTTTCCCTTCAGACCCAACGTTGTCCTTGGAGTCACCAACCCATTCTTTATCAAGACTTTTCAAACGTGGCCTCACATTGTCAGACTGGGGGAGATTAGGATGGCAGGTAGGAAAGCCTGCCCTTTGATGTGTTTAAGCGTCATCCATACTAATTTTACATGACTCAAAACATTTGTACTCAACATCTTCATGTCTGAAACAGATTATTTCTACTGTTCACTTCTAGGTGATTTACCAAaacaggtgaaggtgaagaaaCTTTCCAAACTGAAAACTCTAGACACCAAGCCAGGTAACCAGACACCAGACAGGCCAGGATCCAgaaacctgtttgtttgttcattgaaCTTTGCTTCTGTGCGCAGGAATCTACACATCGTACAGAACGTTTCTACATAAAGACAAGATTCTGATTAAACGACTGCTGAAGGTGAACTATCAGTTTAATACCAGACTCCACATTAACCCATGAACAGCCCACAAACCGGTTCTGGATGTGTCTTTACAACCAGGGCttccagaggaggaggccatccGAGGTTCAGAGCGTCATCCTGAGGAGACATTTGTTAGAGCTCACTCAGAGCTTCATTATCCCTCTGGTGAGAAAGCTGCCGACCGGTCTGTAGTGACATCAGGGAGGGTACCTGCGTCAGGACGGAGAACTAGATGAAACAGGAGATTGTTTGAGTGTGAATATGAGCATTGTTAGGTCACGAGGTTAGAGGGTGTTAACAAGGTTAACCCTGTGTGTTGCTTGCCAGGAGCGGTATATGGCGAGCCTGATGCCTCTGCAGAGGTCTGTGACTCCTTGGAAGGTAAACAGGGAGTAGAACGTGGCAGTTTCCTGTGGCTTGTTCTGAATCTGTAACGTTGTATGTGTTTACAGACGCCTCCTCACATTCGACCCTTCAGTCAGGATGAGTTCATGGCCACTCTGGGTCACACCGGCCCTCAGCTCACCTCAGTGCTCAAAGGTGATTGGGTGGGATTGTACAGGTGAGTCACTCtagtatttttttgtattttttttttgttgtcgtGTTCAGCTGAAAATATTTTTCACGGGACAGGAAGTTCTTCAGGTCTCCAAATTTTGATGGATGGTATCGCCACCGACACAAAGAGATGACTCAGAAACTGGAGAGTCTTCACCTGGAGGTCATCTGTGATGCTGTGAGTCAGTTGATCTCAAAATTCAAACATGTAAGTAGCAATCTCCAGCCATGAAGTATCTGGGTGTTCTGCCTGCAGGACCTGCTGGGATGGACCAGAGACAAGTCTGAAGTAGAAATCGTGGATTTGATTCTCAAGCTCAGAGAGAAACTGGTGAGAAATAAAATATTGTGCTAAGAGTAAAAGGTTTTGCTTTTGAAATAaaaggattttattttaaatacaatatgttGACATAAGGATTAgaaagacactttttttttaaacactaaaATGTTAATAGTGATGCTGCAACTACTGTATACGTTTGAAGCTCAAAGAACAAAGTCACTGTCATTAGCAAGAGAACTGAAAATTTTATCTcacatgttttgtttctgtgaatTTATTCTAATAATTATATTTACTCacttatttttaatataatttctGTCTCAAGTTGTTTCAACACAGGAAGTTGTGTTTTTCAGAATAAAGCCCGtcgacagcagctgcaggtgaaggaTGGAGTGATGGACAAACTTGATGGATTCATAAAATCCACCATTGGTTCGCTGCCTGAAGACCTGCAGACTGTTCTCAGCTCTCGCTGACGAACACCAAAAATACTGTTTCAtcattatttcaaaatgttgcAGCTACTGATGATAGAAACAGACATGAACCTGAGACTAATACAGACATTTAGCTTTCCTTTCATTACTAAGgtataattgttttgtttaactTCTCTCGATGCAACTCACTCGATGTCTCATCCTAAATTATGTATTCCTTTCCTGACAACTGAGTTCATAGTTTCATGTTTTGACTATTAGGAAAATAAAAGTTGTTGTATAGAAAAAGTCTCAGTGATGAAACACAATAGTCTCCATTTGTTCTCATCTTAATCTTGTACAGGCTTGTGATGGGTCCTGGGAGGCCCCTCCGATCAGCTactagtgtatgtgtgtgcttgctCGTTCTTCAAAGAAATTCTcatttctttgaaggcctgtttgagggtttaGATGTGATATTAGGGCTGAGgctagaattgagttttggttcaaatcagagcaagggttagacatccggctttagttgtgatggttaggcttaaggtaaggggctagggaagacattatgtcaatggaggtcctcacttccatgtaagtacaagtgtgtgtgtgtgtgtgtgtgtgtgtgtgtgagtgtgagagagagagagagtgacaccGAATCAAAAATTCAAAGTCAGCATGATGGCATTAATACCTTACAAATTGTATTTTGAAAAGCACAAATCTTCTAAACCAGGTTACCAGGTTGTTTCATTCTGATATTAAATGTATAAAGTGACTTTAAATCAGGATAAAATACTTTAAtttcaaaaataaacatgaacCTCAACATTTGCTCATTTGTTATATCAGAAGCCGCATTTATAATAAAGGAAACAATCTTATTGTAATTGATGTCAGAAGAACAGTGGTTACAGTTACTGGATCCGTACATCTTCATTTCACAACCTCTAAGCCTTAGTTAAAGTTGGAATAATTAAAATTTGTACATTTCCATTTCCCGATTATTGACTTGACTGACTTTCAGAAGCATAACCAGCAACAACCAACTCAtgttcattttgtgtgtgcTGGTTTTTGGAGTTGTGACTGTAGAGGACATGGCCGCTGCTTTACCTCTTGCTATTCATCCACCACGTCGCCCCCTGCTGTTTCACAACCTGATGTTTTTCCTGTGGGCTGAAGTGCAGAATGGTGAGGATGGCTGTGAGGGTCTGCTGCCTCCCGCTGGTGTCCTGCAGCGTCAGGAACTTGTAGATGATGTTCTTCAGATACTCCATGTTggctccctctctgctctggtCTCGGAGCAGTTTGTCAAGTCGTACTCTCAGCTCTGTCAGCTCCTCATCGTGCCGCTCTGCATTAGCAATGAGTCGGGCCTGCAGCTGGTGCAGATCATCCTCCAACCGGTTCTTCTGACGCCGAAGcccacccacctccacctccttcctggCCAGCTGCTCGGCgtacagcagcagcgtgggctCTGTGTTGGTGGCCCGTTGCAGGGCCTGGCTGACCGTGTCGGCCTCTGTCTCGGGGACAGACTCGCACTCTGCTCCGGCTGTCCGGTCACAGTCGTTGCTGAAGTTGAGTGCAAC
Above is a window of Betta splendens chromosome 9, fBetSpl5.4, whole genome shotgun sequence DNA encoding:
- the dennd6b gene encoding protein DENND6B, coding for MDPFEGSASPRHEEGSCCPWARFSSWLECVCVVTFDLELGQAIELVYPQDVRLTEKEKSSICYLSFPDSYSGCLGDTQFSFRLRQSVGRRTSRFTDDAYNRDAPITLQRETSHFFGFVYFRQVKDVSVKRGYFQKSLVLVSRFPYTHLFQSLLHIIAPEFFEKLEPCLEAVCNEIDQWPLPVPGLTLNLPLMGAVLQVRIPSKSDKPGGSPVRQTTRENLLPAPTVLPTIHEVDLFKCFQSVLVHLQMLWELMLLGEPVVVMAPSPTVSSETVLALVGAITPLKFCCDFRPYFTIHDSEFREYTTRTQAPPNVVLGVTNPFFIKTFQTWPHIVRLGEIRMAGDLPKQVKVKKLSKLKTLDTKPGIYTSYRTFLHKDKILIKRLLKGFQRRRPSEVQSVILRRHLLELTQSFIIPLERYMASLMPLQRSVTPWKTPPHIRPFSQDEFMATLGHTGPQLTSVLKGDWVGLYRKFFRSPNFDGWYRHRHKEMTQKLESLHLEVICDADLLGWTRDKSEVEIVDLILKLREKLNKARRQQLQVKDGVMDKLDGFIKSTIGSLPEDLQTVLSSR